From the genome of Solanum pennellii chromosome 6, SPENNV200:
ACAGTTCTAATTGCACTCTATTGTCTATAGTCTAGACTATATTGTATAACGCTGCAAACTCGAATCATTGGACAAAATGATTAGCAATATTATTCTCTAAGCCCTTGCACGCTTAGAGTGTACATCGTGAAATCCTCGAGATCAATTGACAACATCAAGGACCAACTTACGAGATTTCAGGACAGACCATCTCAAACGACGGTAGTAAGCTGCTTGGAGAAGTGCGAGAGATAAAACAAATATCCATTTGAAACCCATCTGTAGAAATTCAAATATGTCAAGAGTCGGGAATATATTATGGCGTAAATTATGGGGTGATCGACTGACATTCAACATGCATGCAAATCAGCTACTCAGAATGTGATAGTAGAACACTAAACTTGGTGTTATGTGGGATTCTCTCAACAAGTTCGATTCTTTCAGGATTCAGCAAGACAGAAGCATATATATAGAGACACTTTTGGAAGAACTTTAATTTGAAAAGACGGTGCCCACAAACTAATAAACAAAACACAGATTGATATATATGCAGGGAATGGAGGAAGGTGAAGTTGCAACTTACCAGCTTTCTCTCTTCCATCTCTGGCTCAGCAGCCCATGACAAGAATGAGACAACATCTTTTCCCATCTGTCGGTGTAAACATTATAACTTCCACGGAAACGGTTCAAAACATAAAGCAGATATAAGGGGGTAAAGGGAAAGATACATTACCTGTGCCTCGGTTGCAGGGATGCCGTCCTCATACTCAACGGCTCCATCATTAAGCATTTTAGGCATTGCTATAGCTCCACCAGGGAAGTAAGGATTATAGTGAAGTCCTTCTCGAATCTATAATGATAGTTGACCAGAAAAATGAGTTCTACTGAAATGAAGAATTATTGACAAACTGGTATCAAAAGACAGAGGGAATGCTTATTCTTCTACTTCTTCGTACTATTGAATAAGACAAGGCTTTTCCCAGTCACAAAGCATGGTCAACCAACTAAACTGGAATTGGACAGTACCAATATCTCCTAGCAACATCTTCAGATGCATACTATCGTTTTCTTTTTTGGCTGACAAGGGAAATCCGCAGCCgaccctttgggtgcgcacagggtaaaacccccgctcctatgcaataacTTGCAggccacataggagaggtaacccgcactaggcaagcccgGTGCGtcgagctcgacccagaagacAAACCtcttgctttcgctggcaagggtttcgaacttgagacctccaacatgaaagccccaagcccaaaccactgggccaccccaAAGGGTGCACACTAtctttttttcatacataactGTTTGTATCTACTAGTTCTTCTattcaaacaaaaatagaaacagTCATAAAGCAAAAGTAGCTTGAGACAGGAATTACCGAAACACCAGCAGGAGGGTCGCGGTAGCCAGTTAGAAGAGCAAAAACATAGTTTTGACCATTATGACGAGCCTGAAAAGTGGAATAGATCAGGCAACGAAGATCTCATATGTTTGTCAAACTTTAGAAGATAACCAGTACCTTAGTAATTAGACTTAGATCAGGAGGATAGGCTCCTCCATTAGCAAACCTTGCAGCTGCTTCATTTGCATAAGGCTGAGGGAAACGATCACTCAGCTTCCCAGGACGGGTAAACATCTCACCTTCGTCATTAGGCCCATCAACCACCTCAATTTCTGCTGCCATGGCCTTGGTCTCTTCCTCGGTGTATGCAACCCCAACAAGATCACGATATGAGATTAGAGACATTGAGTGGCATGACGCACAAACTTGTTGGTAAACCTGGTGACCTCGACGGATCCTGTATTAAATAAAGATGGAGGCACACAAGCTAATTGGTTTTTGCATCTTCTTTGAAACCTAGTGTAAATATAGCGTTTGAAAAGCAAAAAATTGATATCCCTTCTCTAGACGGTAAGTGACACAAAAATAAGGCTACTCAGTACGAACACCAACTACACCTATACCCATCAAGATAGACGGGAAAATACTGTAAGAACACAGGCTAATTACTTGTCTGTGGACAAATATTTCCATATGATATATAATAACTAAGAGAAAAAACTTAATGAACCAGAACTCTACCAATAAAAAGAGGATACAAACTAAGAAACTTTAACGATATGTAGCCGCACATAAGTACTTACGAAGCATGGTCATAAGAACTGAGGATGCCTTCGTGAGGCCAGGGATAGCTGGGACACTCTAGTCCATGCTCTGCCTCATCAGAATAAGCAATTGTTGCAAAGCTAAGGAGCCCAGACACTCCAGCACCAATGGCTGCAAGTGCTTTGAAAGAATTTGAGCCAGCAGATCCAAGTCCATCCAGCCCAtgcttcaaaataaataatagaaatagtTTGACCAGCTGAAAATTATTCTATGTGATTTAATAAGGCATTCAATGCAAATGTTAATGATTCACCAGAACACCACTATAGCTTCCAATCACAACTTAAGCAAAGAATTGTTCAACGAAATGAAAATCAAATGAACAAAAGTTACTGTGAAATATTTTATCCATCTCGTGATCTAAAAGCAAGAGTTTCATCTCTTTGGTGGTGTTATATCATAAATAAGCCTTCATTTTTTTCGTTTGCTACAGTAAGCACAACCAGTTTCAAAAAATGCATGGAATTGATATCCTTGTAGATGAGCAATTGCTCACTTGAAAGATACTATTGTTGCAATATATGACATAAAGTATATATTGGCACAGTCAAAAGCAAATTCAAGTATATGACGCAATTATATGGTACATCACACTATCTAAAACCCCACCagtttaaattagaaaaaaaattatgagaggTTCAGTTATATGACACTTCTCAGGAAAATGCAGATACATTGGAATACCATAAATGCAAAGGAGGCTTCAATGAGACCTCCAAGTATCTCCTGTTTTGCATCTTTATTCTTCATTGTTGAAATAAAGAAGTGTAGTTGGAGAGACAACTACTGCCATCCTCCCCAACATTCAGTGCTGTGGcatagttgttgttgttattgtgttGGAATTAAAGAATCCTAATTCGCAATACAAGTCATATTAATATATGGGAGGGGAAATGAGGCCAATGCTAGCCTTCTTCCATTCTTGTGATAGATCCacctaaaagaaagaaaagaacaatGTTTGTGTTTGGTTGATTCCTACATGTAGTGTGTCTTCTCCTTTGCTGTCTATTAGAGCTAGTAGAGTAGTATTGACCTATAATACATAACCTTTAGCTAACTATTAGAATTGAGAATTGGAACATATCATTTAATCGAGGATACATGACAGAAGAAATTGTTCTATTTCCAAACTTCACCTTATGAGAACTTTTCTCGAATGATTCATTTTTTCTCCTCATATGACTGAGAAATACAATGTCATATGGTAATGAATGTTGGGTTGCTAAAGTCCAACATTTCCACAAGATAGTATTGTAGAGATGTGGAAGCTAACATGGATGTATGGTCATACAAAATTAgaccaaattaaaaataattatattaatcaaaaggTGGAAGTAGCACACATTGAGGATAACAAGTGAGAAAGCCACTTGAGATGGTGTGGACATGGCCTAGATTGACCTATAGAGGCAGCGGTTATTACTTATTAGGCATGAAACGTGCTTACTAGGACTAATATAACTTGGAAAGTTGTCTTAAAAGACCTTCAAATCTTTGACATCAATGTGAACTTAGCTAAAGATAGGGCATAATGGAAGAAAAAGATTCATATAGGTGATATCTACTTGTGAGAATGAGTTCCTGACTTGTTGTTgtcattattatcattacttATTTTCCACTTTTGTTTTAGGAAAAGTGATCAAATTTGCCCCTTTACAATGTGAAAAGATCAGTTTTACCTACGTTATATTATCCGTACCCCCTTTATCTATATGATTCAAGTATACCCTCCTCCGTTATGATTGTCCAAGGTGGACACACAATACCATGTGACACTGACATTTTGATGAGGTAGACATCACGTGGCATGCCACCTCAACTCCCCAACCCATTTTACCCCTCCCTCAACAAGATAATCCTCTATATTCTTTACCATTTTTGAAATGAAAGCAAGGGCTATTCAGTGAAAATTGATACCAAGATGAAGTATTCTCACCTCAAATACACTAATAAACTATTAGAATGTTTTGCAGTCTTTGGACTacaaaatgataaaggaatTG
Proteins encoded in this window:
- the LOC107023559 gene encoding cytochrome c1-1, heme protein, mitochondrial; the protein is MSLGKKIRIGFDGFGRINRFITRGAAQRNDSKLYSRNDALKHGLDGLGSAGSNSFKALAAIGAGVSGLLSFATIAYSDEAEHGLECPSYPWPHEGILSSYDHASIRRGHQVYQQVCASCHSMSLISYRDLVGVAYTEEETKAMAAEIEVVDGPNDEGEMFTRPGKLSDRFPQPYANEAAARFANGGAYPPDLSLITKARHNGQNYVFALLTGYRDPPAGVSIREGLHYNPYFPGGAIAMPKMLNDGAVEYEDGIPATEAQMGKDVVSFLSWAAEPEMEERKLMGFKWIFVLSLALLQAAYYRRLRWSVLKSRKLVLDVVN